The genomic stretch AAAGAAATGGAACGCTTAGATGGCGGGGATAGTGTGATCTATCACACGCACAACGTTCAGCAATTTTCCGGTCTATGGCTCCGGGCCTTGTTGGAGCCTGCTTTTTCAGAAGTGGTAACTGCCATTATGGGCGAAAATGTGGTTCTGCATCATACCAAACTTTTCCAAAAACCTGCCGAGAAAGGCTCTCCCTTTCCAATGCACCAAGATTGGAATTACTTCCCTTCGGTCAAAGATACCATGATTGCAGGTATTATTCATGTATCAGAAGCAACGGATGAGATGGGATGTATCCGGGTATATCCCGGCAGCCACAAATTAGGCCGTATCCAAAATACCGATGGGCAAAACGAGTCTGAATTACTTGCACAATACCCCATAGAACATGCAACGGTTGTTGAGGCAGAAGCGGGCGATGTTGTTTTTTTCCATTACTTTACCTTGCATGGATCTATGCCCAACCGTTCGCAGAAGGTACGCAAAACAGTGCTGGCACAACTATATGCCGGAGATGACCATATTGAAGAGGGTATTGCCCACCCCGATGAACATCTGGTACTCAATGGCTGGAACTACCACGCCACGCGCAATTCTGCAGGGCATAAAAAATGATCACGTTTAAACTTATAAATATATGAATTTAGGCCATTTACCCACCGAACAAGACATTGCGTTTTATCAGGAGAATGGTTACTGGATTTCCCCGATCATTTTCTCGGACGAGGAACTCGCCGAAATTCGTGCCCATCATGCACAAGTGATTGAAGGGGTGTACGAGACTGGACGACCACCGCATTACAACAGTCATACGCCGGGTACGCCGCTTAACCAGATGATCAAAATTGACAATGCCCACTGGGCTGATGCCTTGATTGCCAAAACGGTCATCCATCCGGTCATTGGCAGAATGGCCGCCCTACTTTCTGGCGCAAAAGGAATCCGCTTATGGCATGATCAACTTCTCTATAAACCCTCTCAAAATGTCGGGACGGGAGCCGTTGGATGGCATCAAGACCATCATTATTGGCAATGTGCCACCCCTTTTAATATGCTTACAGCTTGGATTGCCCTCGTGGACGTCAACGAGCAAAACGGTTGTATGGAAGTGGTTCCTGGAAGCCATAATTGGGGATTGATCAGCAATAATGACTTCTTTGAACAC from Bacteroidetes Order II. bacterium encodes the following:
- a CDS encoding phytanoyl-CoA dioxygenase family protein, which produces MNLGHLPTEQDIAFYQENGYWISPIIFSDEELAEIRAHHAQVIEGVYETGRPPHYNSHTPGTPLNQMIKIDNAHWADALIAKTVIHPVIGRMAALLSGAKGIRLWHDQLLYKPSQNVGTGAVGWHQDHHYWQCATPFNMLTAWIALVDVNEQNGCMEVVPGSHNWGLISNNDFFEHDLDTLQKRIEIETGKPFQPVACPLPAGAVSFHHCRVLHGSRPNLSMAPRLSLVAHLMPDGTCYKADTPSDPHMNVRLLSGHDGDPFAGPYFPMLWHESSMGNPWEVSMT
- a CDS encoding phytanoyl-CoA dioxygenase family protein, which gives rise to MFFIQAGAELPAFLCNMLETLFPPNNNAMNAIKDAFDRDGYYLAKGIYSATQIKTMEQEFDRIVDQIRSAKQESVNARWAGKEMERLDGGDSVIYHTHNVQQFSGLWLRALLEPAFSEVVTAIMGENVVLHHTKLFQKPAEKGSPFPMHQDWNYFPSVKDTMIAGIIHVSEATDEMGCIRVYPGSHKLGRIQNTDGQNESELLAQYPIEHATVVEAEAGDVVFFHYFTLHGSMPNRSQKVRKTVLAQLYAGDDHIEEGIAHPDEHLVLNGWNYHATRNSAGHKK